From Centropristis striata isolate RG_2023a ecotype Rhode Island chromosome 16, C.striata_1.0, whole genome shotgun sequence, a single genomic window includes:
- the LOC131987738 gene encoding tryptophan--tRNA ligase, cytoplasmic has protein sequence MTDCQSDGDGASCPIELYEKLTTQGDKVRALKTAKAEKADVDAAVQLLLKLKVDYKQLTGQDYKAGCPPSETSVAPDNGPAAGGAEDEDTVDPWTVATSNAKGVDYDKLIVRFGSSKINKDLVDRIEKVSGQKAHRFLRRGIFFSHRDMNQVLDALEKNKSFYLYTGRGPSSQAMHVGHLIPFIFTKWLQDVFDVPLVIQLTDDEKYLWKDLSLEECHRFAEENARDIIACGFDVNKTFIFSDLDYMGATPDFYRNVVKIQKHVTFNQVKGIFGFTDSDCIGKISFPAIQAAPSFSNSFPHIFNGRKDVQCLIPCAIDQDPYFRMTRDVAPRIGYPKPALLHSTFFPALQGAQTKMSASDANSSIFLTDTPKQIKNKVNKHAFSGGKDTVEEHRKFGGNADVDVSFMYLTFFLEDDEQLEKIRQDYTSGALLTGELKKLLIETLQPMISQHQERRKLVTEETVREFMTPRPLKFNF, from the exons ATGACAGACTGTCAGAGTGACGGGGACGGGGCCAGCTGTCCCATAGAACTCTATGAGAAACTGACAACACAAGGAGACAAAGTCAGAGCCCTGAAAACAGCCAAAGCAGAGAAG GCTGATGTTGATGCTGCCgtccagctgctgctgaagtTGAAAGTGGACTACAAACAGCTGACGGGTCAGGACTACAAAGCTGGCTGCCCGCCCTCAGAAACCTCCGTTGCCCCCGACAACGGCCCAGCAGCCGGCGGCGCCGAGGACGAAGACACGGTGGACCCGTGGACCGTCGCCACCAGCAACGCCAAGGGAGTCGACTACGACAAACTCATAG TGAGGTTCGGCAGCAGCAAGATCAACAAAGACCTGGTGGACAGGATAGAGAAGGTATCGGGACAGAAAGCTCATCGGTTCCTACGCAGAGGAATCTTCTTCTCACACAG AGACATGAATCAGGTCCTGGACGCCTTAGAGAAGAACAAGTCCTTCTACCTCTACACAGGAAGAGGACCGTCCTCACAAGCCATGCACGTAGGACACCTCATCCCCTTCATCTTCACCAA GTGGCTGCAGGACGTGTTTGACGTTCCTCTGGTGATCCAGCTGACTGATGATGAGAAGTATCTGTGGAAGGATCTCTCTCTGGAGGAGTGTCATCGCTTCGCTGAGGAGAACGCCAGAGACATCATCGCCTGCGGCTTCGACGTCAACAAGACCTTCATCTTCTCCGACCTCGACTACATGGg AGCGACTCCTGACTTCTACAGAAACGTGGTGAAGATCCAGAAACACGTGACGTTCAACCAGGTCAAAGGGATCTTCGGCTTCACCGACAGCGACTGCATCG GAAAGATCAGCTTCCCGGCCATCCAGGCCGCTCCGTCCTTCAGTAACTCCTTCCCTCACATCTTCAACGGCAGGAAGGACGTCCAGTGCCTCATCCCCTGCGCCATCGACCAG GACCCGTACTTCAGGATGACCCGGGACGTGGCTCCGAGGATCGGGTATCCTAAACCGGCCCTGCTGCACTCCACCTTCTTCCCCGCCCTGCAGGGCGCCCAGACCAAGATGAGCGCCAGCGACGCCAACTCCTCCATCTTCCTCACCGACACGCCCAAACAGATCAAAAACAAG GTGAACAAACATGCGTTTTCTGGAGGAAAAGACACGGTAGAAGAACACAGGAAGTTTGGAGGAAACGCTGACGTGGACGTTTCCTTCATGTATCTGACCTTCTTCCTGGAGGACGACGAGCAGCTGGAAAAGATCAGACAG GACTACACCAGTGGAGCTCTGCTGACCGGAGAGCTGAAGAAGCTCCTGATTGAGACGCTGCAGCCGATGATCTCTCAGCATCAAGAACGCCGTAAACTAGTGACGGAGGAAACCGTCAGAGAGTTCATGACGCCCAGACCGCTAAAGTTTAACTTCTAG